One Capsicum annuum cultivar UCD-10X-F1 chromosome 2, UCD10Xv1.1, whole genome shotgun sequence genomic window carries:
- the LOC107859764 gene encoding protein PIN-LIKES 7: MGFLTLLEVASMPIVQVLIISVLGALMATDYLKLLPADARKSLNKIVFMVFTPCLMFASLAESVTFQDIVSWWFMPVNVGLTFLFGGILGWIVVKILKPKPYLEGLIIATCSSGNLGNLLLIVIPAICKEDGSPFGDHRTCSSVGLSYASFSMALGGFYIWTYTYQLIRSSSLKFKAQKTAEEEAFKEPNKDLDTNEKSYLLDNNSQDQLPISVTKSSENLTKACVVAEIETVKGSSWSKIVGVLHTFLEELMAPPTLGAMVGFLFGSVTWLKNLVIGDAAPFRVIQDSVKLLGDGTIPCITLILGGNLTQGLRKAQVKPSIIIAVVSVRYIFSPLIGIGMVKAAASLGFLPADPLYHFVLMLQYTVPPAMNIGTMTQLVDVAQEECSVLVMWTYLVAALALTIWSTVFMWLLS, translated from the exons ATGGGTTTTTTGACATTATTAGAAGTGGCATCGATGCCAATAGTGCAAGTGCTAATAATAAGTGTATTAGGAGCTTTGATGGCCACTGATTATCTCAAGTTACTTCCTGCTGATGCCCGCAAATCCCTTAACAAG ATAGTGTTCATGGTATTTACGCCTTGCCTAATGTTTGCGAGTTTGGCAGAGTCTGTCACCTTTCAAGATATCGTCTCATG GTGGTTTATGCCTGTTAATGTTGGGCTAACATTTCTATTTGGAGGGATTCTTGGATGGATAGTTGTGAAAATATTGAAACCAAAGCCATATCTTGAGGGACTCATTATTGCTACATGCTCATCAG GAAACTTGGGAAATCTTCTATTGATTGTTATTCCTGCAATTTGCAAAGAAGATGGAAGCCCATTTGGTGATCATAGAACTTGTTCTTCTGTTGGCCTTTCCTATGCCTCTTTCTCTATGGCA CTTGGGGGTTTCTACATATGGACATACACATATCAGCTAATAAGAAGCTCATCCTTGAAATTTAAAGCACAAAAAACAGCAGAAGAAGAAGCATTTAAGGAACCAAACAAGGACTTAGATACAAATGAAAAGTCTTACCTTCTTGACAACAATTCTCAAGATCAACTTCCAATTAGTGTGACAAAATCCAGTGAAAATTTAACA AAAGCATGTGTAGTAGCAGAAATAGAGACAGTAAAAGGATCATCATGGAGCAAAATAGTAGGGGTGTTGCACACTTTCTTGGAAGAGCTAATGGCACCACCAACACTTGGAGCA ATGGTAGGATTCCTGTTTGGGTCAGTGACATGGCTGAAAAATCTGGTGATTGGGGATGCTGCTCCCTTTAGAGTTATTCAAGACTCTGTCAAATTACTTGG GGATGGAACCATTCCATGCATCACCCTCATACTTGGAGGCAACCTCACCCAag GATTGAGGAAGGCACAAGTAAAACCATCAATCATAATAGCAGTAGTTAGCGTACGGTATATCTTCAGTCCATTGATAGGTATTGGAATGGTTAAAGCAGCAGCCAGTCTAGGCTTCCTTCCAGCAGATCCTCTTTACCATTTCGTGCTAATGCTTCAGTACACCGTCCCACCTGCCATGAATATCG GAACAATGACACAGTTAGTTGATGTAGCACAAGAAGAGTGTTCAGTTCTTGTCATGTGGACTTACTTGGTAGCAGCACTAGCACTCACCATTTGGTCCACTGTATTTATGTGGCTCTTATCATGA